The following proteins are co-located in the Myroides profundi genome:
- a CDS encoding urease accessory protein UreE, with protein sequence MLVTQAIRNCKSEEIEKHIDYLYIEWYQVEKRIQRLVTADGVSIAIRFLGKGQSLKDGDILYEDQQKVIMVSILPCEAISFTASDMITLGLVAYEIGNKHIPLFAEGNSLYMPYERSMQEWFDKNGYTTEAIEKKLRCPLNANVDFEQHKKFTFTLPKGSLSLKL encoded by the coding sequence ATGCTAGTAACTCAAGCGATAAGAAATTGTAAGTCAGAAGAGATAGAGAAGCATATCGATTATTTATACATCGAATGGTATCAAGTAGAGAAGCGTATTCAGCGTCTAGTGACAGCTGATGGGGTATCTATTGCTATTCGTTTTTTAGGTAAAGGGCAGAGTTTAAAAGATGGAGATATCCTATATGAAGACCAGCAAAAAGTAATCATGGTATCTATTTTGCCTTGTGAAGCTATTTCCTTTACAGCATCTGATATGATTACATTAGGTTTAGTGGCTTATGAAATAGGAAATAAGCATATCCCTCTTTTTGCTGAAGGTAATAGCTTGTATATGCCTTATGAACGTTCTATGCAGGAGTGGTTTGATAAAAATGGATATACAACAGAGGCTATAGAAAAGAAGTTGCGTTGTCCACTAAATGCAAATGTTGACTTTGAGCAACATAAGAAGTTTACGTTTACACTGCCTAAAGGTAGTTTATCATTAAAATTATAG
- a CDS encoding SMI1/KNR4 family protein: MTITELEQKYNIVYPELYKQLEQDNMLEVGEYSQMWYATTFPKLKDNPPLLLFSDDFELTPLKDVDEDIAWLRDPDNYMEIKEEYNFISFAKNGAGDMYCFFMSEETDGDYPIVFVWHDDIEATYEAKNLRDFIFKRIVSDMSQLDTYNNQSDEEFIENLRATLKTHTQYLSDDKVALLKELIERPIIDYTIEGWSEKCRGVLTDIEYKEILEKYIPYEKMNVSFPYSE; the protein is encoded by the coding sequence ATGACTATAACAGAATTAGAACAGAAATATAATATCGTTTATCCTGAGCTTTATAAACAGTTAGAACAGGATAATATGTTAGAAGTAGGAGAGTACAGCCAGATGTGGTATGCTACGACATTTCCGAAGTTAAAAGATAATCCACCCTTATTGTTATTTAGTGATGATTTTGAATTAACGCCTTTAAAGGATGTTGACGAAGATATAGCCTGGCTAAGAGATCCTGATAATTATATGGAGATAAAAGAAGAGTATAACTTTATTTCGTTTGCTAAGAATGGAGCAGGTGATATGTACTGTTTTTTTATGAGTGAAGAGACTGATGGTGATTATCCTATCGTATTTGTATGGCACGATGATATTGAGGCTACTTATGAAGCGAAGAATCTAAGAGACTTTATCTTTAAACGCATCGTATCAGATATGAGTCAGCTAGATACGTATAACAATCAGTCTGACGAAGAGTTTATAGAGAACCTTAGGGCTACTCTAAAGACACATACACAATATCTATCAGATGATAAAGTAGCTCTTCTAAAGGAGTTAATAGAACGTCCTATTATCGATTATACGATAGAAGGATGGAGTGAGAAATGTAGGGGAGTATTGACTGATATAGAGTATAAAGAGATATTAGAGAAGTACATTCCTTATGAAAAGATGAATGTATCCTTTCCATACTCTGAATAA
- a CDS encoding DUF7000 family protein, producing MNNKIRAYQQIVKGGEVPTVYKHLLSLVMRIKAHLEKRDSRYAGFKFSNVSPGYMDYTYFPFYNEYLRGELLRFGIVLNHAEMRFELWLMGQNAEIQNRYWQLLKDSKWNQGVEQMPMYSVLETVLVDNPDFENKKELFETIAIHAKRDIDEIMDYLQAL from the coding sequence ATGAATAATAAAATAAGAGCGTATCAACAAATAGTAAAAGGAGGGGAAGTACCTACAGTATATAAACACCTGTTATCCCTAGTAATGCGTATAAAAGCTCACTTAGAAAAAAGAGATAGTCGCTATGCGGGGTTTAAGTTTAGCAATGTATCTCCGGGTTATATGGATTATACCTACTTTCCTTTTTATAACGAGTATTTAAGAGGAGAGTTATTGCGTTTTGGGATTGTCTTAAATCATGCTGAGATGCGTTTTGAGTTATGGCTCATGGGACAGAATGCTGAAATACAAAATAGATATTGGCAGTTATTAAAAGATAGTAAGTGGAATCAGGGAGTGGAGCAGATGCCTATGTATAGTGTATTAGAAACAGTATTAGTAGACAATCCTGACTTTGAAAATAAGAAGGAATTATTCGAAACGATAGCTATTCATGCAAAGCGTGATATAGACGAAATCATGGACTATCTGCAAGCATTATAA
- a CDS encoding GrpB family protein, translating into MKVSFEKYNPQWREKFDFIKGELASVLSYLEVQIEHIGSTAVEGLSAKPIIDIMIGLKSEEDLDKLPSLMTAKGYIYYELYNEDMPYRRFFVKLDQEPSVYGFPTEIGIGEEVPEGLHNHDIRVANIHAIPVDNMNWIRHIAFRDYLRAHPAVKQAYQELKEKLSTMEWRDGNHYNEGKDSFIKTEEAKAIKWFLNKK; encoded by the coding sequence ATGAAAGTTAGTTTCGAGAAATACAATCCTCAGTGGAGAGAAAAGTTTGACTTTATAAAAGGAGAATTAGCTTCTGTATTAAGTTATCTAGAGGTACAGATAGAGCATATCGGGAGTACTGCTGTAGAGGGGTTATCTGCTAAGCCTATTATCGATATTATGATAGGATTAAAATCGGAGGAAGATCTAGATAAACTGCCAAGTCTTATGACAGCAAAAGGGTATATCTATTATGAACTATACAATGAAGATATGCCCTACAGACGTTTTTTCGTTAAGCTAGATCAGGAGCCTAGTGTATATGGATTTCCTACTGAGATAGGTATAGGAGAAGAAGTACCTGAAGGACTGCACAATCACGATATAAGAGTAGCGAACATACACGCTATCCCAGTGGATAATATGAACTGGATACGGCATATCGCTTTTAGAGATTACTTAAGAGCACATCCTGCTGTAAAACAGGCATATCAAGAATTAAAAGAAAAACTAAGTACAATGGAGTGGAGAGATGGTAATCATTATAATGAAGGAAAGGATAGTTTTATAAAAACAGAAGAAGCTAAAGCTATAAAATGGTTTTTAAATAAAAAGTAA
- a CDS encoding urea transporter: MKELIVHCFKAFFRGFGQIMLQANAITGILFLAAIYYDSTNMALAASLSNIVAIVTAKLLRFDRQDIEKGLYGFNACLIGVALIFYFEPSIWVYGMMIISSVLSTIIMGWAIKKELPAYTFPFILFTWVSLFILSIPDLAIRSVPEHFVDIEELDDFLIQGHAFGQVLFQGSFVAGVVFFLGVFISRPIQALYGFVAVIVSVYISHSSHASNALISEGVFSFNAVLCGIAMGEDKVRAGMYVLISVIISTYFDIFMIKYGWTTLTFPFVFAMWVMYPIKQLDKWIVKKLEELGVTSFIAKISK; encoded by the coding sequence ATGAAAGAACTTATAGTTCATTGTTTTAAGGCCTTTTTTAGAGGTTTTGGACAGATTATGTTACAAGCCAATGCAATAACAGGAATACTTTTTTTAGCAGCTATATATTACGATTCTACTAATATGGCTTTAGCCGCATCTCTGAGTAATATCGTTGCAATAGTGACAGCTAAGTTATTGAGATTTGATAGGCAAGACATAGAGAAAGGGCTATACGGGTTTAATGCATGTCTAATAGGAGTAGCTTTAATATTTTATTTTGAACCTAGTATTTGGGTATATGGCATGATGATTATTTCATCTGTTTTATCAACCATTATAATGGGATGGGCAATAAAAAAGGAATTACCAGCTTATACATTTCCCTTTATTCTTTTTACTTGGGTTTCACTGTTTATTCTAAGTATACCTGATTTAGCGATTCGTTCTGTACCTGAGCACTTTGTAGATATAGAAGAGCTGGATGACTTTTTAATTCAAGGTCATGCTTTTGGACAAGTATTATTCCAAGGGAGTTTTGTAGCAGGAGTTGTATTCTTTTTGGGAGTGTTTATCAGCCGACCTATACAGGCGTTATATGGTTTTGTAGCAGTGATAGTCAGTGTGTATATTTCGCATAGTAGTCATGCCTCTAATGCCCTAATTAGTGAAGGGGTATTTAGTTTTAATGCTGTATTATGTGGTATTGCTATGGGAGAGGATAAAGTACGCGCAGGCATGTATGTCTTGATCAGTGTAATTATCTCCACTTATTTCGATATTTTTATGATTAAGTATGGATGGACTACCTTGACATTTCCCTTTGTATTCGCGATGTGGGTGATGTACCCTATCAAGCAGTTAGACAAATGGATAGTGAAGAAATTAGAAGAATTAGGAGTTACTAGTTTTATCGCTAAAATATCTAAGTAA
- a CDS encoding gliding motility-associated C-terminal domain-containing protein, with amino-acid sequence MKKKNISLIVLGLVPCIASAQTVNEGILSVLSGTEMGTVAEFINEKKGDFTNDGTVYFFNDFTNEGIYSISKNAKTGKVVFSRYEDETGVQTISGNSFTEFYDVVLNNPQTAGAFDLKANIDVYGTMDFQDGIVKIDSTLNAVTGLSKGMISFQKGAKSKNVSDKSFADGEVEKIGNDEFMFPQGNKGNFRYAKISAPKSDKSVYVSRYIYDDKQFFESHSNKSGVINLLNTKEFWLVDKGNSTEGDILLTLSWSENTTLKEILANPEKDLHIIRWDSHNLIWVDEGGVVDVANKEVTTATAVKGYGFFTLGTVDTDIILDGDVVVYNAVSPNGDGKNDYFIIDNITRYPNNKVQIFNRWGAKVYETTNYDSNGNVFQGYSEGRGTLNKNAKLPTGTYFYVLTYEYSDARGSRIIKKQGYLHLENE; translated from the coding sequence ATGAAAAAGAAGAATATCAGTTTAATAGTTCTTGGACTAGTGCCATGTATTGCTTCAGCACAAACTGTAAATGAAGGAATATTATCCGTTTTGTCAGGTACAGAAATGGGTACTGTAGCGGAGTTTATTAACGAAAAGAAAGGTGACTTTACAAATGATGGTACTGTTTATTTCTTTAATGATTTCACAAACGAAGGAATCTATAGTATTAGTAAAAATGCTAAGACAGGTAAAGTTGTGTTTAGTAGATACGAGGATGAGACAGGAGTACAGACTATTTCGGGTAACTCATTTACTGAGTTTTACGATGTAGTTCTAAACAATCCACAGACAGCAGGTGCTTTTGATCTTAAAGCAAATATAGATGTATATGGAACAATGGATTTCCAAGACGGAATTGTAAAGATAGATTCTACACTGAATGCCGTAACAGGACTATCAAAAGGTATGATCAGTTTCCAAAAAGGAGCAAAGTCAAAGAATGTAAGTGATAAAAGTTTTGCTGATGGTGAGGTAGAGAAAATAGGTAACGATGAGTTTATGTTCCCTCAGGGAAATAAAGGTAACTTTAGATATGCTAAAATCTCTGCTCCTAAGAGTGATAAATCTGTTTATGTTAGTAGATATATTTATGATGATAAACAGTTTTTTGAATCGCATAGTAATAAATCTGGAGTAATTAATTTATTAAACACTAAGGAGTTTTGGTTAGTAGATAAAGGAAACAGTACAGAAGGAGATATATTATTAACATTGAGTTGGAGTGAGAACACTACACTTAAGGAGATATTGGCAAATCCAGAGAAAGATCTACATATCATCCGTTGGGATTCACATAACCTTATTTGGGTAGATGAAGGTGGAGTAGTAGATGTCGCAAATAAAGAAGTAACAACAGCTACTGCTGTAAAGGGGTATGGGTTCTTTACACTAGGGACAGTAGATACTGATATTATATTAGATGGTGATGTGGTTGTATATAACGCTGTTTCTCCTAATGGAGATGGTAAGAATGATTATTTTATCATTGATAATATTACTCGTTATCCTAATAATAAAGTACAAATTTTCAATAGATGGGGAGCTAAAGTATATGAAACAACCAATTATGATAGTAATGGTAATGTGTTTCAAGGGTACTCAGAAGGACGTGGAACTCTTAATAAAAATGCTAAGTTACCAACAGGTACTTATTTCTATGTGTTAACCTATGAATATTCTGATGCTAGAGGTTCTAGAATTATCAAAAAACAAGGTTATCTACACTTAGAGAATGAATAG
- a CDS encoding helix-turn-helix domain-containing protein, with protein MSKPSIEILNNYQYKKLFLPHLDHSYLENDSKIQVYRLEDYLRGILMPVIPYRTTFNFMIMLTMGEMTQYLDSGAYSLSKHEIINVKNGNITATLSISDDIRGYFVVYENDVVTDISLGATDLKFFAMNPHVKLNEMNASWVSRTLDLLEEESLSENRDVEICVTLLETILMKVIRVDMEKKTPMSRQLDIAFRFRELVQKFHIDHKNVLFYANLLHISENYLNKCVKEATNKPPKQWINEISILHSQILLQDKTRDIAGIAFELKYNSPSYFTRLFKKVTGYSPSDYRKHKFIL; from the coding sequence ATGTCGAAGCCGTCTATTGAAATATTGAACAACTATCAGTATAAGAAGTTGTTTTTGCCTCATCTAGATCACAGTTATTTAGAGAATGATAGCAAGATTCAAGTTTATCGTTTAGAAGACTATTTAAGAGGTATTTTAATGCCTGTTATCCCGTATCGTACTACATTTAATTTTATGATAATGTTGACTATGGGAGAGATGACACAATATTTAGATAGTGGAGCTTATAGTTTATCTAAACATGAAATAATCAATGTAAAGAATGGAAATATAACCGCCACTCTTTCTATATCAGATGATATTAGAGGATATTTTGTGGTCTATGAGAATGATGTGGTTACAGATATATCATTAGGGGCAACTGATTTGAAGTTTTTTGCGATGAATCCTCATGTAAAGCTTAATGAGATGAACGCGAGTTGGGTAAGTAGAACATTAGATTTATTAGAAGAAGAATCTTTAAGTGAGAATAGGGACGTGGAGATTTGTGTTACCTTGTTAGAGACTATATTAATGAAGGTAATTCGTGTAGATATGGAAAAGAAGACTCCGATGAGTAGACAATTAGATATTGCCTTTCGATTTAGGGAGTTAGTTCAAAAGTTTCATATTGATCATAAGAATGTACTGTTTTATGCTAACCTTCTTCATATTTCAGAGAATTATCTCAATAAATGTGTCAAGGAAGCTACTAATAAACCACCTAAACAGTGGATTAATGAAATCAGTATCTTACATAGTCAGATACTCCTCCAAGATAAAACACGAGATATCGCTGGTATCGCTTTTGAATTAAAATATAATTCGCCTTCCTATTTTACGAGGTTGTTTAAAAAGGTGACAGGGTATTCACCGAGTGATTATCGAAAACATAAGTTTATATTATAA
- a CDS encoding urease accessory protein UreF: MQESFLGRLLHLADPALPIGGYTHSNGLETYVQNGMVCDKISADQYIRHNLWYNIKYNDAALMKLAYDATVLGDIKELIALDQECNALKGPMEIRQGSQKLGLRLYKIFSRYSGEHTVVQQWEQLIKAKETYNHYCIVYGVFAAVMQIPLVEAMHAYYYNAAIGMVTNAVKLVPLGQLDGQDILYYLHDDLLKLSEESLVMDRNLVGLCNIGFDIRCMQHERLYSRLYLS; the protein is encoded by the coding sequence ATGCAAGAGTCATTTTTAGGAAGGTTATTGCATTTAGCAGATCCAGCATTACCCATAGGGGGATATACACATTCTAATGGGTTAGAAACCTATGTACAAAATGGGATGGTGTGTGATAAGATATCAGCAGATCAGTATATAAGACATAATCTATGGTATAATATTAAGTACAATGATGCAGCACTAATGAAGTTAGCCTATGATGCTACTGTGTTAGGAGATATCAAAGAATTAATCGCATTGGATCAAGAGTGTAATGCACTAAAAGGGCCAATGGAAATAAGACAAGGTAGTCAGAAGTTGGGGTTGCGTCTATATAAGATATTTAGTAGATACAGTGGAGAACATACTGTAGTACAACAATGGGAACAGTTGATTAAGGCAAAAGAGACTTATAATCACTATTGTATTGTCTATGGAGTCTTTGCAGCAGTAATGCAAATCCCTTTAGTAGAAGCTATGCATGCATATTACTACAATGCAGCTATAGGTATGGTTACCAATGCGGTAAAGCTAGTACCATTAGGGCAATTAGATGGGCAAGATATTCTGTATTACTTACACGATGATTTATTGAAACTAAGTGAAGAGTCGTTAGTAATGGATAGAAACCTTGTCGGTCTGTGTAATATTGGTTTTGACATCAGATGTATGCAACATGAACGCCTTTATTCAAGACTTTATTTATCATAA
- the ureG gene encoding urease accessory protein UreG, with the protein MENRKYIKIGVGGPVGSGKTALLERLSRRLLNEYDLAVITNDIYTRVDAEFMAKNSLLAKDRIIGVETGGCPHTAIREDASMNLEAVDELANRFPDLELIFIESGGDNLSSTFSPDLADITIFVLDVAEGEKMPSKGGPAITRSDLLLINKKDLAPYVGADLNVMETDARRVRKGAPFLFSNLKTGEGLEEIVGWIKKYALLEDIEEPNLLR; encoded by the coding sequence ATGGAAAATAGAAAATATATTAAAATAGGAGTAGGAGGACCTGTAGGGTCAGGTAAAACAGCTTTATTAGAACGCTTGAGTCGTCGATTATTAAATGAATATGATTTAGCAGTGATTACCAATGATATTTATACTCGTGTAGATGCAGAGTTTATGGCTAAGAATAGTCTATTGGCAAAAGATAGAATCATCGGTGTAGAAACAGGAGGATGCCCTCATACTGCTATACGAGAAGATGCGAGTATGAATCTGGAAGCTGTAGATGAGTTAGCTAATCGTTTTCCTGATTTAGAGTTGATTTTTATCGAGAGTGGAGGAGATAACCTATCATCTACCTTTAGCCCTGACTTAGCGGATATTACCATTTTCGTATTAGATGTAGCAGAAGGGGAGAAAATGCCAAGTAAAGGAGGACCAGCCATTACACGTTCTGACCTATTGTTAATCAATAAGAAAGACTTAGCCCCTTATGTAGGTGCAGATCTAAATGTGATGGAGACAGATGCAAGACGTGTTAGAAAAGGAGCCCCTTTCTTATTCTCTAATTTAAAAACAGGAGAAGGGTTAGAAGAAATAGTAGGTTGGATTAAAAAATATGCCTTGTTAGAGGATATTGAAGAACCAAATTTATTGAGATAA
- a CDS encoding urease accessory protein UreD codes for MISSLDIKVEQREGASYLKDAYVTQPFRIVPVGQYKRDKAAYLMIMSSSPGLLDNDDHRISIHLAEYTKLQLQTQAYQRLFHMKNKSMQTTVIDMKKGSAFAYVPHPVVPQSSSTFISRNKVEMKEDCHFLLSDIITCGRKLSGEEFEYNHFQNLTEIYVEGRLTVKDNVLLQPDLMPIKEIGILEGYTHQGTLIYYNTANVSVLEYIEYFYEQYGQLDHIEFGISLLEGDGFMIRVLGQGAEKLFTIFQTIQQKLWDELFL; via the coding sequence ATGATTTCATCATTAGATATAAAAGTTGAGCAACGTGAGGGAGCTTCTTATTTGAAAGACGCTTACGTTACTCAACCTTTTCGAATTGTACCAGTAGGGCAATATAAGAGAGATAAGGCAGCTTATCTGATGATTATGAGTTCTTCCCCAGGACTCTTAGATAACGATGATCATCGCATCTCTATTCACCTTGCAGAGTACACTAAACTACAATTACAGACACAAGCGTATCAACGTCTTTTTCACATGAAGAATAAGTCGATGCAAACCACTGTAATAGATATGAAAAAGGGAAGTGCCTTTGCCTATGTTCCTCATCCAGTAGTCCCTCAGAGTTCATCTACTTTTATCAGTCGTAATAAAGTAGAAATGAAGGAAGATTGTCACTTTTTACTTTCTGATATTATTACTTGTGGAAGGAAGTTATCAGGAGAAGAGTTTGAGTACAATCACTTTCAGAATTTGACGGAGATCTATGTAGAGGGAAGGCTTACAGTAAAAGATAATGTTCTATTACAACCTGATTTAATGCCTATTAAAGAGATAGGTATTTTAGAGGGGTATACTCATCAAGGAACTCTGATTTACTATAATACAGCTAATGTATCTGTACTAGAATACATAGAGTACTTCTATGAACAGTATGGACAGCTCGATCATATAGAGTTTGGTATTAGCTTACTAGAAGGAGATGGTTTTATGATTCGAGTTTTAGGACAAGGAGCAGAAAAGCTATTTACTATATTTCAAACAATTCAACAGAAGCTATGGGATGAGTTGTTTTTATAA
- a CDS encoding TetR/AcrR family transcriptional regulator yields MSEKKEKPRERNKEKSKETLLQAVGIILKEKGYSALKVNNIAATAGLDKKLIYNYFGGVDQLLDEYINSQYFWNNIDPDLLLDEASKDGGKEIGKALIAEQYDFVQQNKEFQKLMLWQLSEDRDSLKKIIAKQEDIGEVLFKNVSDHHFGDKADNYRALMAILVSGAYYLNLYAEHNGRYFCGIDLHSNEGRQKIKEAMNSIVDKAFEK; encoded by the coding sequence ATGTCAGAGAAAAAGGAAAAACCAAGAGAGAGAAATAAAGAAAAAAGTAAAGAAACCTTACTTCAAGCAGTAGGAATAATCTTAAAGGAAAAAGGTTACTCTGCTCTTAAGGTTAATAATATCGCTGCAACAGCAGGATTAGACAAAAAACTTATCTATAACTACTTTGGAGGAGTAGACCAATTACTTGATGAATATATTAATTCTCAATATTTCTGGAACAATATAGATCCTGATTTATTATTAGATGAAGCATCCAAAGATGGTGGAAAAGAGATAGGTAAAGCATTAATTGCTGAACAATACGACTTCGTTCAACAGAATAAGGAGTTTCAAAAACTAATGCTTTGGCAATTATCTGAAGACAGAGATTCTTTAAAGAAAATTATAGCTAAGCAGGAAGATATAGGAGAAGTGCTATTTAAGAATGTATCTGATCATCACTTCGGGGATAAAGCAGATAATTATCGCGCTTTAATGGCTATTCTTGTATCTGGGGCATATTACCTCAACTTATACGCTGAACACAATGGAAGGTACTTCTGTGGTATAGACCTCCACAGTAATGAAGGAAGACAAAAGATAAAGGAGGCAATGAATTCTATTGTAGACAAGGCCTTCGAAAAGTAA
- a CDS encoding sulfite exporter TauE/SafE family protein: MELDILLYLGIVAFCAGFIDAIAGGGGLIQTPLGLALLPQIPVSTVIGTLKIPAFSGTAIAVRQYLKQTKINWMYFALLALISFGSAFAGSYVLTIVNNDFMKPLLFIILIALWIFTYIKKDFSRKAITNITDRQKYIWGVIISVVVGFYDGFIGPATGTFFIMGFVFLIGFDFFKASAYAKLINLVTNFGSICLFLLKGAIIWKVAIPMAVCNGLGGYFGAKMAILKGQVWVRYIFLFIMFIAICRFGYEVWFK, encoded by the coding sequence ATGGAATTAGATATCTTATTGTATTTAGGAATAGTTGCTTTCTGTGCAGGGTTTATAGATGCCATCGCAGGAGGAGGAGGACTAATACAAACACCACTAGGCTTAGCCTTATTACCTCAAATACCCGTGTCAACAGTAATAGGTACACTTAAGATTCCTGCTTTTTCGGGAACGGCAATAGCTGTTAGACAATATCTAAAGCAGACTAAGATAAATTGGATGTACTTTGCCCTATTGGCATTGATTTCTTTTGGAAGTGCTTTTGCAGGTTCTTATGTCTTGACAATAGTGAATAACGACTTTATGAAGCCCTTGTTATTCATCATCTTAATAGCCCTATGGATATTCACTTATATTAAAAAGGACTTCTCTAGAAAAGCGATTACTAATATCACAGATAGACAGAAGTACATCTGGGGAGTTATCATTTCGGTAGTAGTAGGTTTTTACGATGGTTTTATTGGGCCAGCTACAGGTACTTTCTTTATTATGGGATTTGTTTTTCTAATTGGTTTTGACTTTTTTAAAGCATCTGCTTATGCAAAATTGATTAACCTAGTGACTAATTTTGGTAGTATCTGCTTATTTTTATTAAAAGGAGCTATTATATGGAAAGTTGCTATCCCAATGGCTGTTTGTAACGGTTTAGGAGGGTATTTTGGAGCGAAGATGGCTATTCTAAAAGGACAGGTATGGGTGAGATATATCTTCTTATTCATCATGTTCATCGCTATTTGTCGATTTGGATATGAAGTGTGGTTTAAATAA